One segment of Schistocerca cancellata isolate TAMUIC-IGC-003103 chromosome 2, iqSchCanc2.1, whole genome shotgun sequence DNA contains the following:
- the LOC126152893 gene encoding putative gustatory receptor 2a: MYLEALEYSDECVFHKERQREKMPGILLTCVFVFVVVAESALSPNYDRREVDGSRILFWILHAVYRLVDNLLVLQLTLLVLELRVRFHDINDVIVTTTALHSDKRLSRILLDCSRTTEEFRQPAVNQLHHAHAVLYRAAELLQRHFGFTVALQITAAYSSLLYGSYEILMLSVGSDKSHGIVLSSSILYSVVWVASHLLGAVAVVLSCSATADEAERTRVLVVRADTLRQRHAVWTNMGALLRQVTATQPLSFKAAGFLTIDRRLLMSSLCATITYLVILSQISLD, from the coding sequence ATGTACCTTGAAGCGCTTGAATACTCTGATGAATGTGTGTTTCACAAGGAGCGGCAGAGAGAGAAAATGCCGGGAATACTGTTAACTTGCGTTTTTGTATTTGTGGTAGTAGCAGAAAGTGCTTTGTCTCCTAATTACGATAGGCGTGAAGTTGACGGCAGTCGTATCCTTTTCTGGATCCTGCACGCGGTATACAGACTTGTGGACAATCTTTTAGTGCTGCAGTTGACCCTGCTCGTTCTCGAACTGCGCGTGAGGTTCCACGATATCAACGATGTTATCGTCACGACAACTGCTCTTCATAGCGACAAGCGCTTGTCGCGCATCCTACTGGACTGCAGCCGAACAACAGAGGAGTTCCGCCAACCGGCAGTGAACCAGCTGCACCACGCACACGCCGTTCTGTATCGAGCTGCAGAGTTGCTACAACGACACTTCGGCTTCACTGTGGCTCTGCAAATAACGGCAGCATACTCTAGTCTCCTGTACGGCTCCTACGAGATCCTGATGCTTTCGGTTGGTTCAGACAAGAGCCACGGCATCGTGCTCAGCAGCTCCATTCTCTACTCCGTGGTGTGGGTGGCTTCGCACCTGCTAGGCGCCGTCGCCGTGGTGCTCTCCTGTTCGGCGACAGCAGATGAAGCGGAGCGCACTCGAGTTCTGGTGGTTAGGGCTGACACGCTGAGACAACGTCATGCCGTCTGGACGAATATGGGGGCTCTGCTGCGGCAAGTGACGGCTACTCAGCCTCTAAGTTTCAAGGCTGCCGGCTTCTTGACGATCGACCGCAGACTGCTGATGTCCAGTCTCTGCGCTACCATTACGTACTTGGTAATACTGAGTCAGATCTCTCTTGATTAA